Within Telopea speciosissima isolate NSW1024214 ecotype Mountain lineage chromosome 8, Tspe_v1, whole genome shotgun sequence, the genomic segment ATGTAGATTCAGCAGAAAAAAGGAACTGTTAACAGCTTTAGCATTTTGCTGAAACTTTAAAATTTGTTCGCTATTGTTTTGGATAATATTATGTTTATGATAATCCTTCTGgttttgaattgtttttttttttttgtttcttgtctTGAATTAGTGTGGTACATAAAATGTCTTGCTTTAAAACAGTGTATTTTTTTATAAGAGgaattttataataaaaagggtaatttacacataccacccctgaggtttgatgaaaggataattttaccccccaattttgaaaaattctgtgtagccccctgaggtttgcaaacagtaacaaataagcccattccgtcagttcatgactaacagtgttaaaaataagaggtgaactgatggaattgcccttgcaaaaaaagaagaaaaaaaaaaaacctgcaactcatctcccccaaatcgattggggaagatgagttgcaggtttcaaaaccctttcaacccttaaggaatttagggtttcaaattgggtaaaaatcccaaatcaaaacccttttgcgCACCTGCCAAAATCTTCCAAGAGTTGGCAAACCTGCTGTCTTTCTAAAATCCAGAACGATAACATCTCTTTCCTCCAAGTTTCATTATTGGAAGACGAGCTTATACCGATAACTGTGGGATGAAATCTCTATTGGGTAATTCGTGCACTCTTGGAAGTGCACACAGTTAAATCGATGGGGATACCTACCGATCCATAACTCATCGtctctcctcttcctactttcagattttctgttttgttatcAGTCTCCGCTTCCTTTCAAATCTTTGCTAACCTCAACAAATCATAGCTACTTCGAAGAAACCCCGATTGGATTCTTTATAggcccttcttttctttttatttattcctCAATTGCAGATCACTCTATAGTCTTTATAGATGGAATTCTGGTTCATTGTGCAGCATTTCAAAGCTCAACCCATTTGGGTTCGTTTCTTATCTTTTCTGGGTCTCTTCTGTTTGTCAAAATTCACCTTGATGCTTCTTCGTTGGGTTTACGTTTCTTTTCTCATACCTGGTaagaatctcaagaaatatGGGTCGTGGGCTCTCGTGACGGCACCCACTGACGGCATTGGGAAGGGTTTCGCCTTCCAATTGGCACGGAAGGGACTCAACTTGGTTCTGGTGGGTCGCAATCCTGATAAGTTGAAGAACGTTTCGGATGCCATCAAGGCGAAGTTTGGGAAAACCCAGATCAAGAATGTGGTGGTTGATTTCTCCGGTGACCTTTCCGAGGGGATACGTCGGATTGAGGAAGCCATTGAAGGTCTGGATGTTGGCGTTCTCATTAACAACGTCGGTGTTTCCTATCCCTACGTGAGGTTCTTTCAGGAAGTGGATGAAGAGCTGATGAAGAATCTGGTTCATATCAACATTGAAGGCACCACCAAGGTTATGCAGGCACTGCTCCCCGGTATGCTTAAGAGGAAGAAAGGCGCAATCGTCAATATCGGTTCGGGGGCAGCCGTTATTATACCTTCCGATCCTCTTTATGCTGTTTATGCTGCTACGAAAGCGTAAGTGTttgttttttcctcattttgttGTTTTCTGAAACTTCTGGCTCTTTTTGCCATGAGTTTCATGAGGAAGCAAAACTAGTGGTAAGCTACACCTATATTTGCGCTACTGATTTTTGCAAGGGGGAGGAGACTTTTGTGCCTAATGATAGGATTTGAActggtttggggaagatgagttgcaggtttttttttctttttttgcaagggcaattccatcagttcacctcttatttttaacactgttagtcatgaactgacggaatgggcttatttgttactgtttgcaaacctcgagggggtacgcagaatttttcaaaactggggtaaaattatcctttcatcaaacctcaggggtggtatgtgtaaattaccctaaaaaaaactACAATAAGCAGCTGGACATCAAATACTACACCGTATGACGGTGAACTACTCTGAAGACAATGTTTAGGGTTTACTGCACACCGTTTGGCAAAATAATCTACCAACTCATAAACAGCCCTTGGATTCCATTGGAATGAGCAATCCGTCCATGTAAGGTGCCGGATGAATTTATTAAGGATCTTTACACCTCAAATGGCTCCTATGAAGTGTTAGTGATCAGAGCAATGACGTTCTGGACTCTGAAGTTTCCTTCCGCAATCATTCTGTCATAACCACTTTGAAGGACGAGACCCAAATCAGCTTTCAGATATTTTAGCTAACCAGGAACCAGAAAGGCACATAAGCTTAGACTTATACATTTAGCTAGACAAGCTGACCAAAGACAACCATTATTCAAAATGAATTTTGGAATCAATTGATCTGTACCAATCACTGTGCAGTGAATGCTTGCAGATCTGATAGCTTATCAAATGTTTGCTCgtatttgtttgtttattgtatGCTAAAATACTTGTGGTTTGTATGAATTCAGTTATGACTCCTTCAGATAAGCTGGATTTTCAGCTTTTTTGGTTCATTCCTTCTGTCACACATTGTTGACATAAACAGACATAAAATAACTAATGCTACTATGCTTCTTTTTGCAGAAGAAGCCTGATGATACCATTGAATGTCAATTACAATATCCGAGTTTAGAGGTACACAATCAGATGTTCATATTTCATTtgaatgttttttttgttttttttattaagcaTTTCCATTTAGCAGTTTTTAATCACCATCAAATCAGCTCAGTGAAGCCTTTTTCCCTACTAAatgggttggctacatggatcccttTTTGCCATTCAAGTCTGTTTAAATCTATATTTGTTGTCCTGGATCCATTTGTATAAATTTATCACAATTATTTTCAGCAAAGCTCATCCTATGCTATTGGCCTGAATCCCCATCTATGTGCCTGCACATGTACCATACTCTAACCAGtactgtgcactctcccatTTCCTAGAAATTGCAAAGCCCTGTTTTTCCACTGGACAAATTCCatctgggttgaaacttgacatgtgaaccGGGGACCTAGTGGTCTATCTGTCCCATCTAATCATGCCTTTTGTGTCAAAATTCCATcggggttgaaacttgacatgtgagctgTGGACTAGTGGTCTACCTCTCTCCATGGCTGTGGATAGACTTTTTGCTCTGCATTTTTATAGTGATAGAATTTCCCTTACGTGGGTTACTATTCTCACATACAAGGAATACACAAATTTGAGAAACATAAGTGAGGGCCTTGACTTTCTTTGCATTCTCTTTAGCCACTCATTTTGGTTTCTCCCTACTTTCCCAAAGAACATAACTGAACATTGACAAGATTACCAACGTGGAACAATTTTGGTTAATTGCCTAACCTACTTGTGACATGTATGTAGCTGTAATGTTTGCCATTGAGCTATATTCCATGAATGTCTAGAATGCCACTACTTAGATTCAAATTTAGTAGAGTTTTGTCCTATGATGTTTTGGTTGCTGATGAATTGTATTCAACTCCTACGTTTATCTAATGGCAGGAAGCAGTTACAGCACCTTGGAGATCACTCCCCAAGAAAGTGACGAAGCTTTACTATGCCATGAGAGGTTCGTGATTATTTGCTTACTTCTCAATTCCGATGCTCTGAACATGGGTAGTGGAGTCTCTCTGTACCAAATATGGAGTGAGTTTGTTTATTAACTTCTTAGTTCCCTCATCAACTCTCGTGACTTCGTCTGATCCACGTGATTCCATCTTTCTCCCTGTGTTGAACTCCAGAATTTGGGATGCAACTAAACATCATATTTCCTTCTTTGGTATAACTTAGTGTATGAACCCAAACTGCCGAAGACCAAAATTCTAACCGAAACAAGAAGGCATGAGGGATGAAACCatgcttttct encodes:
- the LOC122671539 gene encoding very-long-chain 3-oxoacyl-CoA reductase 1-like, with the protein product MEFWFIVQHFKAQPIWVRFLSFLGLFCLSKFTLMLLRWVYVSFLIPGKNLKKYGSWALVTAPTDGIGKGFAFQLARKGLNLVLVGRNPDKLKNVSDAIKAKFGKTQIKNVVVDFSGDLSEGIRRIEEAIEGLDVGVLINNVGVSYPYVRFFQEVDEELMKNLVHINIEGTTKVMQALLPGMLKRKKGAIVNIGSGAAVIIPSDPLYAVYAATKA